In the Rattus rattus isolate New Zealand chromosome 18, Rrattus_CSIRO_v1, whole genome shotgun sequence genome, one interval contains:
- the Wasf1 gene encoding wiskott-Aldrich syndrome protein family member 1 translates to MPLVKRNIDPRHLCHTALPRGIKNELECVTNISLANIIRQLSSLSKYAEDIFGELFNEAHSFSFRVNSLQERVDRLSVSVTQLDPKEEELSLQDITMRKAFRSSTIQDQQLFDRKTLPIPLQETYDVCEQPPPLNVLTPYRDDGKEGLKFYTNPSYFFDLWKEKMLQDTEDKRKEKRKQKQKNLDRPHEPEKVPRAPHDRRREWQKLAQGPELAEDDADLLHKHIEVANGPASHFETRPQTYVDHMDGSYSLSALPFSQMSELLTRAEERVLVRPHEPPPPPPMHGAGDAKPTPTCISSAAGLIENRPQSPAAGRTPVFVSPTPPPPPPPLPSALSTSSLRASMTSTPPPPVPPPPPPPATALQAPAVPPPPAPLQIAPGVLHPAPPPIAPPLVQPSPPVARAAPVCETVPVHPLPQGEVQGLPPPPPPPPLPPPGIRPSSPVTVAALAHPPSGLHPTPSPAPGPHAPLMPPSPPSQVLPASEPKRHPSTLPVISDARSVLLEAIRKGIQLRKVEEQREQEAKHERIENDVATILSRRIAVEYSDSEDDSEFDEVDWLE, encoded by the exons GTAAATATGCTGAAGACATATTTGGAGAATTATTCAATGAAGCACATAGTTTTTCCTTCAGAGTTAACTCATTGCAAGAGCGCGTGGACCGATTGTCCGTTAGTGTCACACAGCTTGATCCTAAAGAAGAAGAAC tgTCCTTACAAGACATAACGATGAGAAAAGCTTTCCGGAGCTCTACAATCCAGGACCAGCAGCTTTTCGACCGCAAGACTTTGCCTATCCCACTGCAGGAAACGTACGATGTGTGCGAGCAGCCTCCGCCTCTCAATGTCCTCACACCCTACAG GGACGATGGTAAGGAGGGGCTGAAGTTTTATACCAACCCTTCGTATTTCTTTGATCTGTGGAAAGAAAAGATGTTGCAAGATACAGAGgataagaggaaggaaaagagaaagcagaag CAGAAAAATCTAGACCGTCCTCATGAACCAGAAAAAGTGCCAAGAGCACCGCATGACAGGCGGCGAGAATGGCAGAAGCTGGCCCAAGGTCCGGAGCTGGCTGAAGATGACGCCGATCTCCTCCACAAGCACATTGAAGTTGCTAACGGCCCAGCCtctcattttgagacaag gccACAGACATATGTGGATCACATGGATGGATCGTACTCACTCTCTGCCTTGCCGTTCAGTCAGATGAGTGAACTCCTAACCAGAGCTGAGGAGAGGGTCTTAGTCAGACCCCATgaaccacctccacctccaccaatGCATGGAGCAGGAGATGCAAAACCCACTCCCACCTGTATCAG CTCTGCTGCGGGTTTGATAGAGAATCGTCCCCAGTCCCCAGCTGCAGGCAGAACACCCGTGTTTGTGAGCCCCACgcccccacctcctccaccacctctccCGTCTGCCCTGTCCACCTCCTCACTGAGAGCTTCCATGACctcaactcctccccctcccgtgCCTCCCCCGCCTCCTCCTCCAGCCACTGCCTTGCAGGCCCCAGCAGTGCCCCCGCCTCCAGCCCCTCTTCAGATCGCCCCTGGTGTTCTTCACCCAGCTCCTCCTCCAATCGCTCCTCCTCTAGTACAGCCCTCTCCCCCGGTAGCCAGAGCCGCCCCAGTGTGTGAGACTGTACCGGTTCATCCACTCCCACAAGGTGAAGTGCAGGGGCTgcctccgcccccgcccccgccgcctctgcctcctccaggcaTTCGGCCATCATCACCTGTCACGGTCGCAGCTCTTGCGCATCCTCCCTCTGGGCTCCACCCAACTCCATCTCCTGCCCCTGGTCCCCATGCTCCATTAATGCCTCCGTCCCCACCTTCACaagtcctgcctgcctctgagccAAAGCGCCATCCTTCCACCCTACCCGTGATCAGTGACGCGAGGAGTGTGCTGCTGGAGGCCATACGGAAAG GCATTCAGCTTCGCAAAGTGGAAGAGCAGCGTGAACAGGAAGCGAAGCATGAGCGGATTGAAAACGACGTGGCCACCATCCTGTCGCGCCGCATCGCTGTGGAGTACAGCGACTCGGAAGACGACTCGGAGTTCGATGAAGTAGACTGGCTGGAGTGA